In Gemmatimonadaceae bacterium, a single window of DNA contains:
- a CDS encoding DUF262 domain-containing protein, translated as MSTQRYSVTPHAIETLLTWVKSGEIAIPEIQRPFVWEATKVRNLLDSLYQGYPVGYLIAWRNPTVKLKDGSPSAGKRILIDGQQRVTALMAALLGREVLTKDYETVRIRIAFHPQDERFEVANPAIRKDVAWIQDVAEVFAPSTSVFQLVTSYCAKNPGVSQDAVFASIEKLRKTINNHVGVIELADDLDIETVTEIFIRVNSAGTELSQADFAMSKIAVNETYGGNLLRKAIDYFCHLAVAPEFLSRVEKGDKAFAQSEFLPAMRWLKDVNDDIYDPTYTDMLRVAFTSEFGRGKLQDLVALLSGRNFETKQFEEAIAEQSFARLKKGILAFINKTHFDRITMILRSAGFVTSDLIGGRNAVNFAYIIYLKGRAEGVPAADLEQLVRRWYAMSILRGRYTGSPETAFDFDIRQVEARGLVPYATSVLENELPESFWTGMLPQLMDTSSAQSPYFLAYKAAQVKLGDKGFLSRDITVLDLLLNRSDVHHVYPRNHLKQQGLPRGRYNQIANFVLAQSEINIAIGDKSPEQYFAELVAQCHGGAKKYGGITSKDDLRVNLQMHCLPESLLGEGIPDYDSFLETRRRLMALKIKRWFQVL; from the coding sequence ATGTCTACGCAGCGCTACTCAGTCACGCCGCACGCGATCGAAACGCTTCTCACCTGGGTCAAATCGGGCGAGATCGCCATTCCCGAGATTCAGCGGCCGTTCGTGTGGGAAGCCACCAAGGTGCGCAACCTGCTGGATTCCCTGTATCAGGGCTATCCGGTGGGCTACCTCATCGCTTGGCGAAACCCTACCGTGAAGCTCAAGGATGGATCCCCCTCGGCGGGTAAGCGCATCCTGATTGACGGGCAACAGCGCGTCACCGCTCTGATGGCCGCGTTGCTGGGCCGCGAGGTCCTAACCAAGGATTACGAAACGGTCCGTATCCGGATTGCGTTCCACCCACAGGACGAGCGGTTCGAGGTCGCCAACCCAGCGATCCGGAAGGATGTTGCGTGGATCCAGGATGTGGCCGAGGTCTTCGCACCCAGCACCAGCGTCTTTCAGTTGGTGACGAGTTACTGTGCCAAGAACCCCGGCGTGTCGCAGGACGCAGTCTTCGCGAGCATCGAGAAGCTACGCAAGACCATCAATAATCACGTTGGGGTGATCGAGCTCGCCGATGACCTCGACATCGAGACGGTGACCGAGATCTTCATCCGCGTGAACTCCGCGGGCACCGAGCTCTCGCAGGCCGACTTCGCGATGTCGAAGATCGCCGTCAACGAGACGTACGGCGGCAACCTCCTCCGCAAGGCCATCGACTACTTCTGCCACCTGGCCGTGGCGCCGGAGTTCCTGTCCCGCGTCGAGAAGGGTGACAAGGCGTTCGCGCAGTCCGAGTTCCTGCCCGCGATGCGCTGGCTCAAGGATGTCAACGACGACATCTACGATCCGACCTACACGGATATGCTGCGCGTGGCGTTCACATCGGAGTTCGGACGCGGGAAGCTGCAGGACTTGGTCGCGCTCTTGTCCGGCAGAAACTTCGAGACCAAGCAGTTCGAGGAAGCGATTGCCGAGCAGTCATTCGCGCGGCTGAAGAAGGGCATCCTCGCGTTCATCAACAAGACGCACTTCGATCGCATCACGATGATCCTGCGCTCGGCTGGCTTCGTGACCAGCGACCTGATCGGCGGCCGCAACGCCGTGAACTTTGCGTACATCATATACCTGAAGGGCCGGGCCGAGGGCGTACCCGCGGCAGATCTCGAGCAACTGGTACGGCGCTGGTACGCGATGTCAATCCTGCGCGGGCGTTACACCGGCAGTCCCGAGACGGCCTTTGACTTCGATATTCGTCAGGTCGAGGCGCGTGGACTGGTGCCGTACGCGACATCTGTCCTAGAGAACGAACTGCCAGAGAGCTTCTGGACCGGTATGCTTCCGCAGCTGATGGACACGTCGTCAGCCCAGAGTCCGTACTTCCTCGCCTACAAGGCGGCACAGGTGAAGCTGGGCGACAAGGGCTTCCTCTCGCGCGACATCACGGTGCTGGACCTGCTGCTCAACCGCAGCGACGTGCACCACGTGTACCCGCGCAATCACCTGAAGCAGCAGGGCCTCCCCCGCGGCCGGTACAATCAGATCGCCAACTTCGTGCTTGCGCAGAGCGAGATCAACATTGCGATAGGCGACAAGTCACCGGAACAGTACTTCGCTGAGTTGGTCGCGCAGTGCCATGGCGGAGCGAAGAAGTATGGGGGGATCACGAGCAAGGACGACCTTCGGGTGAACCTCCAGATGCACTGCTTACCGGAATCGCTCCTAGGAGAGGGCATCCCCGATTACGACTCCTTCCTGGAGACGCGGCGCAGACTGATGGCGCTCAAGATCAAGCGCTGGTTCCAGGTGCTCTGA
- a CDS encoding site-specific DNA-methyltransferase, giving the protein MTQQYTKLKTLLQELFQLDQPDLDFGLYRVMHAKSAEVTKFLDEDLLPHVQQAFAQYQSADKAEIEKELAKVIAGVEAAGLTPDASPKVKELRKKLANEAVDVKTLEREVYDHLYSFFRRYYSEGDYLAKRVYKPGVYAIPYEGEEVTLHWANKDQYYIKTSEYLRDYAFQLRPHDEAKPMRVHFRLVDAAEGEHGNVKVAEGKDRRFKLAAEQPLAVENGELVVRFTYQPDAKKQAELNAEAEAAVLASTDAAVADWVAALQAPAPTEKDPKRTVLAKHLKGYSDRNTFDYFIHKDLGGFLRRELDFYIKSEVMHLDDVESETAPRVEQYLSKIKVVRRIAGKIIDFLAQLEDFQKKLWLKKKFVVETSWCVRLGVIPETFYAEIAANEAQREEWVRLCGIDSIAGDLVAAAYSVPLAVEFLKGQPSMVVDTRHFDADFVARLLDGLGDVDAHVDGVLFHSENFQALSVMQSLFRGTIPCIYIDPPYNTGGDGFAYKDSYQHSSWASMMIERADTAFSLLNPSDGALFASIDDGEQALLYSLLSSAFGAENFVSNIIWQKKYAPANDAKWFSDDHDFVVAFARSRERWRPTKLPRTEAQDASYSNPDKDPRGRWKADNYKSNKSADERPNLFYAIRNPTTGQDVWPQRSRVWAYSREQHEINELEGRVWWGRDGTNAVPAYKRFLSEVGDVVPRTIWRHEEVGHNQDGIRQLRDLLPDTTFTSPKPTGLIERVVRVGSGTVTLDYFAGSGTTAHALINLNREDGGSRKFVLVEMGDHFDAVLLPRIKKVTFTPEWKDGKPRRLPNAEESERAPRIVKVLRLESYEDALNNLETRRTATQQLLLDSPEAHGPDGLKEQYVLRYMLNVETRGSQSLLNVQAFTDPTAYRLKVKRPGSDESREVNVDLLETFNWLVGLTVRHIAAPQSFSGAFVRDGEGRLRLKDARLKKDAAGPHWFRTVSGTTPDGRKALVIWRKLSGDVEQDNLVLDEWFTKQGYSAKDSEFDVIWVNGGNNLENLRMPDDRWKVRLIEEDFHRLMFEGTERAQ; this is encoded by the coding sequence ATGACCCAGCAGTACACCAAGCTGAAGACCCTGCTGCAGGAGCTCTTCCAGCTCGACCAGCCGGACCTGGACTTCGGCCTCTACCGCGTTATGCACGCCAAGAGCGCCGAAGTCACCAAGTTCCTCGATGAGGACCTGTTGCCGCACGTGCAGCAGGCCTTCGCGCAGTACCAGTCAGCGGACAAGGCGGAGATCGAGAAGGAGCTGGCCAAGGTCATTGCCGGCGTCGAGGCGGCGGGGCTCACGCCGGACGCCTCACCGAAGGTGAAGGAGCTGCGAAAGAAGCTGGCCAACGAAGCAGTCGACGTGAAGACGCTCGAGCGCGAGGTGTATGACCACCTGTACTCGTTCTTCCGCCGCTACTACTCCGAGGGCGACTACCTAGCCAAGCGCGTGTACAAGCCGGGGGTGTACGCCATTCCGTACGAAGGCGAGGAGGTGACGCTGCACTGGGCCAACAAGGACCAGTACTACATCAAGACCAGCGAATACCTGCGCGACTACGCGTTTCAGCTGCGGCCGCATGACGAGGCGAAGCCGATGCGCGTGCACTTCCGACTGGTGGACGCCGCCGAGGGGGAGCACGGCAATGTGAAGGTGGCGGAGGGGAAGGATCGTCGCTTCAAGCTGGCAGCAGAGCAGCCGCTCGCAGTGGAGAATGGTGAACTCGTGGTGCGCTTCACCTACCAGCCGGATGCGAAGAAGCAGGCCGAGCTCAACGCCGAGGCCGAAGCAGCGGTGCTGGCGAGCACCGATGCCGCGGTCGCTGACTGGGTAGCGGCGTTGCAGGCGCCTGCGCCCACCGAGAAGGATCCCAAGCGCACGGTGTTGGCCAAGCATCTCAAGGGCTACTCGGACCGCAACACGTTCGACTATTTCATCCACAAGGACCTGGGTGGATTCCTGCGCCGCGAGCTCGACTTCTACATCAAGAGCGAGGTGATGCACCTTGACGATGTGGAGAGCGAGACGGCGCCGCGTGTGGAGCAGTATCTGTCGAAGATCAAGGTAGTGCGGCGGATTGCGGGGAAGATCATCGACTTCCTGGCGCAACTGGAGGACTTCCAGAAGAAGCTGTGGCTCAAGAAGAAGTTCGTGGTAGAGACATCGTGGTGCGTTCGGCTCGGGGTGATTCCGGAGACGTTCTACGCAGAGATCGCGGCGAACGAAGCGCAGCGTGAGGAGTGGGTGCGGTTGTGTGGGATTGATTCGATCGCTGGAGACCTGGTGGCCGCGGCGTATAGCGTGCCGCTGGCGGTGGAGTTCCTCAAGGGGCAGCCGTCGATGGTGGTGGATACGCGGCACTTCGACGCGGACTTTGTTGCGCGGCTGCTGGACGGGCTCGGCGATGTGGACGCGCACGTGGACGGCGTGCTGTTCCATAGCGAGAACTTCCAGGCGCTCTCCGTGATGCAGTCGCTGTTCCGTGGAACGATACCCTGCATCTACATCGACCCTCCCTACAACACGGGCGGTGACGGATTCGCCTACAAGGACAGCTATCAGCACTCGAGTTGGGCATCGATGATGATCGAACGCGCCGACACAGCATTCTCGCTCCTCAACCCTAGCGACGGAGCACTGTTCGCTAGCATCGACGACGGAGAGCAAGCTCTTCTCTACAGCCTGCTCTCCTCGGCGTTCGGGGCTGAAAACTTTGTGAGCAACATCATTTGGCAGAAGAAGTACGCGCCAGCGAACGACGCCAAGTGGTTTAGCGACGATCACGATTTCGTGGTAGCGTTCGCGCGCTCACGCGAGCGCTGGCGGCCGACAAAGCTGCCGCGCACAGAGGCGCAGGATGCCTCGTACAGCAATCCAGACAAGGACCCGCGCGGTCGCTGGAAGGCTGACAACTACAAGTCAAACAAGTCAGCGGACGAGCGGCCGAACTTATTCTACGCGATTCGGAACCCGACCACAGGCCAAGACGTGTGGCCACAGCGATCTCGCGTGTGGGCGTACTCGCGCGAACAGCACGAGATCAACGAGCTGGAAGGCCGTGTCTGGTGGGGCCGCGATGGCACGAATGCGGTTCCCGCCTACAAGCGTTTTCTCTCGGAGGTCGGCGACGTAGTGCCCCGAACAATCTGGAGGCACGAGGAAGTGGGCCACAACCAAGATGGCATTCGGCAGCTACGTGACCTGCTACCAGATACAACATTCACGAGCCCGAAGCCGACGGGGCTGATTGAACGCGTCGTGCGCGTGGGTAGCGGCACTGTCACTCTCGACTATTTCGCTGGATCCGGCACTACCGCACACGCCCTGATTAACCTCAACCGAGAGGACGGCGGAAGCCGCAAGTTTGTTCTCGTCGAGATGGGAGACCACTTCGACGCCGTTCTCCTGCCACGCATCAAGAAGGTCACTTTCACCCCCGAGTGGAAGGACGGCAAGCCGAGGCGCCTCCCCAACGCTGAGGAGTCCGAGCGCGCGCCTCGCATCGTCAAGGTGCTACGGCTGGAGTCGTATGAGGACGCGCTCAACAACCTCGAGACGCGCCGCACCGCCACCCAGCAGCTCCTGCTCGACTCGCCTGAGGCCCACGGCCCGGATGGGCTCAAGGAGCAATACGTACTCCGCTATATGCTGAACGTGGAGACGCGCGGCTCGCAGTCGCTGCTCAACGTGCAAGCCTTCACCGATCCCACGGCGTACCGACTCAAGGTCAAGCGCCCAGGCTCCGACGAGAGCCGTGAGGTGAATGTTGACCTATTGGAGACGTTCAACTGGCTCGTCGGCCTGACCGTGCGTCACATCGCGGCACCGCAATCGTTCAGCGGGGCCTTCGTGAGGGACGGCGAAGGACGGCTCCGGCTCAAGGACGCGCGCCTCAAGAAGGATGCCGCTGGTCCACACTGGTTCCGTACCGTCTCCGGCACGACCCCTGACGGCCGCAAGGCGCTGGTGATCTGGCGCAAGCTCAGCGGCGACGTGGAGCAGGACAACCTCGTGCTCGACGAGTGGTTTACCAAGCAGGGGTACTCGGCCAAAGACTCGGAGTTCGACGTGATTTGGGTGAACGGCGGCAACAACCTGGAGAACCTCAGGATGCCCGATGACCGCTGGAAGGTGCGGCTCATCGAGGAGGACTTCCATCGCCTGATGTTCGAGGGGACGGAGCGTGCACAGTAA
- a CDS encoding ATP-binding protein, producing the protein MAPIPPYPRFATPLLEQALAESPVVLIHGPRQCGKTTLAQAAGDAHGYGYFSFDDAVTLEAATTDPVGFVGDLPERAILDEVQRAPALFTALKRAVDRDRRPGRFLLTGSANVLLLPTLSDSLAGRMEILRLHPLAQSELARAKPAFLDALFGGGFKARPYARLGKELGRRIVSGGFPTALARSSAQRRATWYRDYVETLVQRDVRDLARIASLDALPRLLTLAAGQTAHLLNVSDLAAPFQLSRPTIRDYVTLLERIFLLEELPPWHSNRLSRLIKTPKLHVTDTGVACALLGLDEAALSEDRGTLGQLLETFVVQELRRQASWRDDDLRFHHLRDKDGVEVDLVIEQGARALAAVEVKASATVTASDFRGIRKLQTALGKRFAGGVVLYDGEASVSFGDGLYAVPIRALWELTQ; encoded by the coding sequence ATGGCACCCATCCCTCCGTATCCGCGGTTCGCGACGCCACTGCTCGAACAGGCACTAGCCGAGTCGCCGGTGGTGCTGATCCACGGGCCTCGGCAGTGCGGCAAGACGACCCTCGCCCAAGCGGCAGGGGACGCGCACGGCTACGGCTACTTCAGCTTTGACGATGCGGTCACGCTGGAGGCGGCGACCACCGACCCGGTAGGCTTTGTGGGCGACCTACCCGAGCGCGCGATCCTGGACGAGGTCCAGCGCGCGCCTGCGCTCTTCACCGCCCTCAAGCGCGCGGTGGACCGCGACCGGCGACCGGGCCGATTCCTGCTCACGGGCTCGGCCAACGTACTGCTGCTACCCACGCTCTCCGACTCGCTCGCCGGACGGATGGAGATCCTGCGCCTGCACCCGCTGGCGCAGAGCGAGCTGGCAAGAGCGAAGCCCGCGTTCCTCGACGCCCTGTTCGGAGGTGGCTTCAAGGCGCGCCCCTACGCTCGGTTGGGCAAGGAGCTCGGGCGGCGCATCGTGTCCGGTGGTTTTCCAACCGCGCTCGCCCGCAGCTCGGCGCAGCGGCGGGCGACCTGGTACCGCGACTACGTGGAGACGCTGGTGCAGCGCGACGTGCGCGACCTGGCTCGGATTGCGTCGCTGGACGCTCTCCCGCGGTTGCTCACGCTGGCGGCCGGACAGACCGCGCACCTCCTCAACGTGAGTGACCTCGCGGCGCCCTTTCAGTTGAGCCGGCCAACCATCCGGGACTACGTGACGCTGTTGGAGCGCATCTTCCTGCTTGAAGAGCTGCCGCCCTGGCACAGCAACAGGCTGAGTCGCCTCATCAAGACGCCCAAGCTCCACGTCACCGATACCGGCGTGGCCTGCGCGCTGCTGGGGCTCGACGAAGCCGCACTGTCGGAGGACCGCGGCACCCTGGGACAGCTGCTGGAGACCTTCGTGGTGCAGGAACTTCGGCGTCAGGCCAGTTGGCGGGATGACGACCTGCGCTTCCACCACCTGCGCGACAAGGACGGAGTGGAGGTGGACCTCGTGATCGAGCAGGGCGCGCGCGCGCTGGCCGCAGTGGAGGTCAAGGCGTCCGCGACAGTCACCGCCTCCGACTTCCGGGGAATCCGCAAGCTGCAGACGGCGCTGGGCAAGCGGTTTGCAGGTGGCGTGGTGCTGTACGACGGCGAGGCCAGCGTGAGCTTCGGCGACGGCCTCTATGCGGTGCCCATCCGTGCGCTCTGGGAACTGACGCAATGA
- a CDS encoding DEAD/DEAH box helicase family protein — protein MSLSAHHAKYYAHDLTRRAAGGIDRLSSALFDAAVDLNPHQIEAALFALHSPLSKGVILADEVGLGKTVEAGIVLCQLWAERKRRLLVIAPAAIRKQWALELGEKFKLPVLVLDAKSLREARRAGHDPFASGAIQVMSYHFAHAFRDELRGVAWDLVVIDEAHKLRNAFRPSNKVGQGIRWATEGCRKLLLTATPLQNSLLELYGLSTLIDDTLFGDVNAFRSLYASAGSNLDALRTRLATFCKRTLRNQVTEYVRYTERRPLTRPFQPTDDEHALYEAVSEFLQREDSYALPHRQRHLTALILRKLLASSSQAIAGTLDALRKRLESLRDERVGNDPEFTERLIESEELEEDLLDEILANEDAAGLETESSVPINRQQLREEIEILRRLADRARRIGEDSKSAALLTALDVGLAEMAKTGAARRALIFTESRRTQDYLKQFLETHGYAGQVVVFNGTNGGPEATAIYQRWLEANRDSGRISGSKAVELRTALVEHFRDHATILLATEAAAEGINVQFCSLVVNYDLPWNPQRIEQRIGRCHRYGQRHDVVVVNFLNERNAADKRVLELLTEKFSLFSGVFGASDDVLGSIDSGVDFEQRILAIYQECRTPAEIDAAFKALQDELDEQIRARLDDTRRALLEHFDEDVHQRLRVQLADAQAQLDRVGQRFWALTRWMLHEAASFDDAALAFDLYRAPDDHIATGRYHLISKTHPRASDGDASGEEASRFLYRLSHPLGEHVIESAKGLLTPSAHLTFDSSAHPTRIAAAESLRGRSGYLTLTRLAVDSYEREEYLLFSGFDDAGVALDQETMEKLFGLGGTAAPHVLPSAAQGQLAREAERHAQATVSRSLEQNNAHFQAAREKLERWAEDLVHSAEKALHDTKEQIKALRREARQAVTLAEQHAVQERIQKLERQQRKQRQEIFAAEDEVFEKRDRLIDELERRLAQRAETETLFSVRWTVV, from the coding sequence ATGTCTCTCTCCGCTCACCACGCCAAGTATTACGCCCACGACCTGACTCGGCGGGCCGCCGGAGGCATCGACCGCCTCTCCTCAGCGCTGTTCGACGCAGCAGTTGACCTCAATCCGCATCAGATCGAGGCCGCCCTATTCGCCCTGCACTCCCCCCTCTCGAAGGGCGTGATCCTCGCTGACGAAGTCGGCCTCGGCAAGACAGTCGAGGCGGGCATTGTGCTCTGCCAACTGTGGGCCGAGCGCAAGCGCCGGCTCCTGGTGATCGCTCCAGCTGCGATTCGGAAGCAGTGGGCGCTGGAGCTCGGCGAGAAGTTCAAACTGCCGGTACTGGTGCTCGACGCTAAGTCGCTTCGCGAAGCGCGCCGGGCCGGCCACGACCCGTTCGCATCCGGTGCGATCCAAGTGATGTCATACCATTTTGCGCACGCGTTTCGGGATGAGCTGCGAGGTGTGGCATGGGACCTGGTTGTCATCGACGAGGCTCACAAGCTCCGGAATGCCTTCCGTCCGAGCAACAAGGTGGGTCAGGGGATACGGTGGGCGACGGAGGGTTGCCGAAAGCTCTTACTCACCGCCACGCCGCTGCAGAACTCGCTTCTCGAGCTCTACGGCCTGTCGACGCTCATCGACGACACACTGTTCGGCGACGTCAATGCGTTCCGGTCGCTTTACGCGAGCGCCGGCAGCAATCTAGATGCGCTCCGCACGCGGCTGGCAACGTTCTGCAAGCGCACTCTGCGGAATCAGGTTACCGAGTACGTTCGCTACACGGAAAGGCGTCCGCTCACACGACCTTTCCAGCCGACTGACGACGAGCACGCATTGTACGAAGCTGTCTCGGAGTTCCTGCAGCGTGAGGACAGCTATGCGCTTCCCCATCGTCAGCGCCACCTTACGGCGCTCATCTTGCGCAAGCTGCTGGCCTCTTCCTCACAGGCGATTGCCGGCACCCTTGATGCTCTGCGGAAGCGCCTGGAGTCGCTGCGCGACGAACGGGTCGGTAACGACCCCGAGTTCACGGAGCGACTCATCGAGTCCGAGGAACTCGAAGAGGACCTTCTGGACGAGATCCTCGCGAACGAGGACGCGGCCGGCTTGGAAACCGAGTCCTCGGTGCCCATCAATCGACAGCAGCTTCGCGAAGAGATAGAGATTCTGCGCCGCCTAGCGGACCGTGCGAGGCGCATCGGCGAGGACAGCAAGTCTGCGGCACTCCTCACCGCGCTCGACGTTGGACTTGCGGAGATGGCGAAGACGGGCGCCGCGCGACGGGCTCTCATCTTCACAGAGTCACGGCGCACGCAGGACTACCTCAAGCAGTTCCTCGAGACCCACGGGTATGCGGGCCAGGTGGTCGTGTTCAACGGGACCAATGGTGGGCCCGAAGCGACGGCGATTTACCAGCGATGGCTCGAGGCCAATCGCGATTCCGGGAGGATTTCGGGGTCGAAGGCGGTGGAGCTCCGTACCGCACTCGTCGAGCACTTCCGCGACCACGCCACGATCCTGCTGGCCACCGAAGCGGCGGCCGAGGGCATCAACGTGCAGTTCTGCTCCCTAGTGGTCAACTATGACCTACCGTGGAATCCGCAGCGCATCGAACAGCGCATTGGACGCTGCCATCGCTACGGCCAGCGGCATGACGTCGTGGTTGTGAACTTCCTCAACGAGCGCAATGCTGCCGACAAGCGAGTACTCGAGCTGCTGACGGAGAAGTTCTCCCTCTTCAGCGGCGTTTTCGGCGCCTCTGACGACGTTCTCGGCAGCATCGACAGCGGCGTGGACTTTGAGCAGCGCATTCTGGCCATCTACCAAGAGTGCCGCACGCCGGCTGAGATTGACGCGGCGTTCAAGGCGCTTCAGGATGAGCTAGACGAACAGATCCGCGCGCGCCTCGACGACACCCGCCGCGCCTTGCTCGAACACTTCGACGAGGACGTTCACCAACGGCTGCGCGTGCAACTAGCGGACGCGCAGGCACAGCTAGATCGCGTGGGCCAGCGCTTCTGGGCGCTCACCCGCTGGATGCTGCACGAGGCCGCCAGCTTTGACGATGCGGCCTTGGCCTTCGACCTGTACCGCGCCCCAGACGACCACATCGCCACGGGTCGCTACCACCTGATCTCCAAGACACACCCGCGCGCCAGCGATGGCGACGCCAGCGGCGAGGAGGCGAGCCGCTTCCTCTACCGACTCTCGCACCCGCTGGGCGAACACGTAATCGAGAGCGCCAAGGGGCTACTCACACCGAGCGCACACCTCACCTTCGACAGCTCGGCTCACCCGACACGCATCGCTGCGGCTGAATCCCTGCGCGGGCGTTCCGGCTACCTCACGCTCACGCGCCTCGCCGTGGACTCCTACGAACGCGAGGAGTATCTGCTCTTCTCCGGCTTCGACGATGCGGGCGTCGCCCTCGATCAGGAGACAATGGAGAAGCTGTTCGGACTGGGCGGCACGGCCGCACCGCACGTGCTGCCGTCCGCAGCGCAGGGCCAACTGGCGCGCGAAGCGGAGCGTCACGCGCAGGCCACGGTCAGTCGCTCGCTGGAGCAGAATAACGCGCACTTTCAGGCGGCGCGCGAGAAGCTGGAACGCTGGGCCGAGGACCTGGTGCATTCGGCCGAGAAGGCGCTGCACGACACCAAGGAGCAGATCAAGGCGCTGCGTCGCGAAGCGCGGCAGGCGGTGACCTTGGCCGAGCAGCACGCCGTCCAGGAGCGCATCCAGAAGCTGGAACGCCAGCAGCGCAAGCAGCGGCAGGAGATCTTCGCCGCCGAGGACGAAGTGTTCGAAAAGCGCGACCGGTTGATTGACGAATTGGAGCGTCGGTTGGCGCAGCGCGCCGAGACCGAGACGCTGTTCTCGGTCCGATGGACGGTGGTGTGA
- a CDS encoding HNH endonuclease produces MLVENGARWLQEYLADPTNETKRKRYRHDDVRAALREETGWKCVFCESRIGHNTPGDVEHKKPASKFQELRFVWDNLTVACTECNRRKSDYHSDELPFIDPYLHAVEEDVVHCGPLVTWRIGAASAEFSVRKLELHLYDRPALIQQKLDVLARARALIDLSANDADPLTPVRLDELRKMQEKNAEFSACVRAFVAVLLPSAALWTA; encoded by the coding sequence GTGCTAGTCGAGAACGGAGCGAGGTGGCTCCAGGAGTACCTTGCAGACCCGACGAACGAAACGAAGCGCAAGCGCTATCGGCACGATGACGTGCGCGCTGCCCTTCGCGAGGAGACCGGATGGAAGTGCGTGTTCTGTGAGAGCAGAATCGGCCACAACACGCCTGGGGACGTGGAGCACAAGAAGCCTGCAAGCAAGTTCCAGGAGTTGCGGTTTGTCTGGGACAACCTTACGGTCGCCTGCACTGAGTGCAATCGGCGCAAGTCTGACTACCACAGCGACGAGCTGCCGTTCATAGACCCATATCTCCACGCGGTGGAGGAGGATGTCGTACACTGCGGACCACTGGTTACGTGGCGGATTGGTGCGGCCAGCGCTGAGTTCTCGGTCCGGAAGCTCGAGTTACACTTGTATGACCGCCCCGCTCTGATTCAGCAGAAGCTGGACGTGCTCGCACGCGCGCGCGCATTGATCGACCTATCCGCCAACGACGCTGATCCGTTGACGCCAGTTAGGCTCGACGAGCTAAGGAAGATGCAGGAGAAGAATGCAGAGTTCTCAGCTTGCGTGCGTGCGTTTGTTGCTGTGCTGTTGCCTTCCGCCGCTCTTTGGACAGCCTAA